The Myxococcales bacterium genome has a segment encoding these proteins:
- a CDS encoding sigma-70 family RNA polymerase sigma factor, with translation MTDDGSAARQDRRIDEAYLAHFNVVHRRASRILRDEAAALDVAQEAFMRWLKRRLSGEETERDTAAFLFKTVTNLAINHLRDRKRQSELLKRWHEGRNAEPQSHQGAERIDIRLVLAGVDPTQAEVALHHYVDGMSLEEIAELYGTSKRSITRRLESFRQSAQKILETGR, from the coding sequence ATGACGGACGATGGCTCAGCGGCGCGGCAAGACCGGCGGATCGACGAAGCGTATTTGGCCCACTTCAACGTGGTTCACAGGCGGGCGTCTCGCATCCTTCGAGACGAGGCGGCGGCGCTCGACGTGGCGCAGGAGGCATTCATGAGGTGGCTAAAACGGCGTCTCTCGGGCGAAGAAACCGAACGGGACACAGCCGCTTTCCTCTTCAAGACCGTGACCAACCTGGCCATCAATCATCTGAGGGATCGGAAACGTCAAAGTGAGCTGCTCAAGCGCTGGCACGAAGGCCGCAACGCCGAGCCTCAATCCCATCAAGGAGCCGAGCGCATCGACATCCGCCTCGTGCTGGCCGGTGTGGACCCAACGCAGGCCGAGGTGGCGCTGCACCACTACGTGGACGGCATGTCGCTCGAAGAGATTGCCGAGCTCTATGGGACGTCCAAACGCTCAATCACCCGGCGGCTCGAGTCGTTCCGCCAATCAGCTCAAAAGATTCTGGAGACGGGACGATGA
- a CDS encoding caspase family protein, translating into MQLSRHLRASPARALRQGWALLLALGCWVSAAPVTADVPNLPPAPPGAQMRYALVIGANQGHRSQEPLRHAHRDARRLADVLVTSGGFWEENTVVLQQPDPQRLRDALRHLNGRIRAERDRRDSSVLLFFFSGHADPNGIQLGSDQVTWDELRETILSSSADLRVMVLDACRSGRATRVKGVRPLGLASLPFDGEPSPEGFAVLSSATESEDAQESDDLKASFFTHHLLAALQGAADNNDDGFVSLSEAYRYTAERTVSDTMASRSGVQHPTYEYALKGRVDLLVTRPASWTQAASARLETRGRYLFLAPDGSGTVRMEFHPARENARVRMPPGRYLVKLRTASALFEGTVSLTTAQETALTASALRRVQFAELVRKGGPASVAFSAALFGRYMAPVLSLGGGGGAQFTLAADLRDMSVDLALGVHRSEFIPAAPASNGTAAPVGQQLDEYVIRAGGRKSWDVGEVALALGFRAGAVIGVQTFSDDPLGLAPSRQRISPVFGPTALAQLRIAGRWFAAAELELMVASFDQASVAQARDRQVAIRPALALGLGTHF; encoded by the coding sequence ATGCAGCTGTCACGCCACCTGCGCGCATCCCCGGCAAGGGCCCTCCGTCAGGGGTGGGCCCTCCTGCTCGCGCTCGGGTGCTGGGTGAGCGCTGCACCCGTCACCGCAGACGTACCCAACCTTCCTCCCGCCCCACCGGGCGCCCAGATGCGCTACGCGCTCGTCATCGGAGCCAACCAAGGACACCGGAGCCAGGAGCCCCTGCGACACGCCCACCGCGACGCCCGGCGCCTGGCAGACGTGCTGGTCACCTCGGGAGGGTTCTGGGAAGAAAACACCGTGGTGCTCCAGCAGCCTGACCCCCAGCGCCTGCGAGACGCGCTTCGCCACCTGAACGGCCGCATCCGCGCCGAACGAGACCGTCGCGACAGCTCCGTGCTGTTGTTCTTCTTTTCAGGCCATGCAGACCCCAACGGCATCCAGCTGGGGTCGGACCAGGTGACGTGGGACGAGCTGCGCGAGACCATCTTGAGCTCGTCCGCCGACCTTCGCGTGATGGTGCTCGACGCGTGCCGCTCGGGACGGGCCACGCGGGTCAAAGGGGTGAGGCCCCTGGGTCTTGCGTCCCTTCCCTTCGACGGAGAGCCGTCGCCCGAAGGCTTCGCGGTGCTTTCGTCGGCCACGGAGAGCGAAGACGCCCAGGAGTCAGACGACCTCAAGGCGTCCTTCTTCACACATCACTTGTTGGCTGCTCTGCAAGGCGCCGCGGACAACAACGACGACGGCTTCGTGAGCCTGAGCGAGGCCTATCGCTACACCGCCGAACGCACCGTGTCCGACACGATGGCCTCCCGCAGCGGCGTTCAACATCCCACCTACGAATATGCGCTCAAGGGACGGGTGGACCTGCTCGTCACCCGACCGGCATCGTGGACGCAGGCGGCCTCGGCGCGCCTCGAAACGCGGGGACGTTATTTGTTTTTGGCGCCCGACGGTTCCGGAACGGTTCGCATGGAATTTCACCCGGCCCGCGAGAACGCGCGGGTGCGCATGCCGCCAGGCCGCTACCTCGTGAAGCTGCGCACCGCCTCGGCCCTCTTCGAGGGCACCGTGTCGTTGACGACCGCTCAGGAAACGGCGCTTACGGCTTCGGCGCTGCGACGGGTGCAATTCGCAGAGCTCGTGCGAAAAGGCGGTCCCGCATCCGTGGCGTTCAGCGCCGCGCTCTTTGGGCGCTACATGGCGCCCGTGCTCTCGCTCGGCGGCGGCGGCGGTGCGCAGTTCACGCTCGCCGCCGATCTCCGCGACATGAGCGTGGACCTCGCGCTCGGCGTGCACCGTAGCGAGTTCATCCCCGCGGCCCCGGCGAGCAACGGCACGGCGGCGCCCGTGGGTCAGCAGCTCGATGAATACGTCATCCGAGCGGGCGGGAGAAAATCGTGGGACGTCGGCGAGGTCGCGCTGGCCCTGGGGTTCCGCGCCGGCGCCGTGATCGGGGTGCAAACCTTCTCCGACGACCCGCTCGGCCTTGCGCCTTCGCGACAAAGGATCTCCCCCGTCTTTGGTCCCACCGCACTTGCGCAGCTCCGCATCGCAGGACGTTGGTTTGCCGCGGCCGAGCTCGAATTGATGGTTGCCTCGTTCGACCAGGCGTCGGTCGCCCAGGCGCGTGACCGACAGGTGGCCATTCGCCCTGCCCTCGCGCTCGGTCTTGGTACACACTTCTGA